The genome window CGCGCGACACATAATCGCCGCTGGTTTCCGAGGCGGCGATGCCTTCCTTGACGGTTGCCTGCGCCAGCTTTTCCAGTTTTAAATCGCTTTCCAGCATTTCCCGGATGTTTTCACCTATCAGCAACTTATGCAGTGCTTGCAGGTTAGGCAGGCCGTCCAGCATCAGGATGCGGTCGATTAATTTATCGGCGTGTTTCATTTCACCGATGGATTCTTCAAACTCTTTCTTCGCGATCTTTTCGAAGCCCCAGTGCTTGTACATGCGTGCATGCAGGAAGTACTGATTGATTGCAGTCAGTTCGTTGGTAAGCTGCGCATTCAGCAGGCGGATGATATTGCTGTCACCTTTCATT of Janthinobacterium sp. Marseille contains these proteins:
- the bfr gene encoding bacterioferritin gives rise to the protein MKGDSNIIRLLNAQLTNELTAINQYFLHARMYKHWGFEKIAKKEFEESIGEMKHADKLIDRILMLDGLPNLQALHKLLIGENIREMLESDLKLEKLAQATVKEGIAASETSGDYVSRELFHYILDDTEEHIDWLETQLSLIETIGLQNYLQAQMITDE